In Drosophila simulans strain w501 chromosome 3R, Prin_Dsim_3.1, whole genome shotgun sequence, a single window of DNA contains:
- the LOC6730210 gene encoding PE-PGRS family protein PE_PGRS30 isoform X1 yields MKIIVVGLLLVISLVGHETNAKSVANTLANEIGQDASAFGNELGQEVTQYGQEAAKSGVKYGEAAENASSGWELGMDGSIFGHELGDEGNLLGQEASNSAINFGHQVSQEAEEAASAELKALASQSANQTSKKSVSKRDVSSSNENPSVTCACTCSTDGAASNVGNKVAESAGKAAHDVAGAAGNVASSVAGAAGTIAHDAAGAASSVASDAGHIFHDAGKVGGDIGNAAGNAAGNVASSVAGAAGTIAHDAAGAASSVASAAGHIFHDAGKVGGDIGNAAGNVAGNVAHDAANAAGSVAGSAANAAGNVASSVAGAAGTIAHDAAGAASSVASDAGHIFHDAGKVGGDIGNAAGNAAGNVASSVSGAAGTIAHDAAGAASSVASDAGHIFHDAGKVGGDIGNAAGNVAGDVAHDAANAAGSVAGSAANAAGNAANAAGDVANAAGNVAGNAANAAGDVANAAGNVAGDVANAAGNVAGNAANAAGDVANAAGNVAGDVANAAGNVAGDVANAAGNVAGDVANAAGNVAGDVANAAGNIAHDASNIFHSIF; encoded by the exons ATGAAAATAATAGTAGTCGGTCTTTTGTTGGTGATTTCCTTAGTTGGACACGAGACAAACGCAAAAAGTGTGGCCAACACCTTG GCCAACGAAATCGGTCAGGATGCCTCCGCTTTCGGTAATGAATTAGGCCAAGAGGTCACCCAATATGGCCAAGAAGCCGCCAAAAGCGGCGTGAAGTACGGAGAAGCAGCA GAAAATGCCTCCTCCGGTTGGGAACTTGGAATGGATGGCAGCATTTTTGGACACGAATTGGGAGATGAGGGCAATTTGTTAGGACAAGAAGCTTCCAATAGCGCTATTAACTTTGGACATCAGGTGTCCCAGGAAGCG GAAGAGGCAGCCAGTGCAGAACTCAAGGCCTTGGCAAGCCAGTCTGCCAATCAAACCAGTAAg AAATCTGTCAGTAAGCGTGATGTATCAAGTAGCAACGAGAATCCTTCGGTTACCTGTGCTTGCACCTGTTCCACCGATGGCGCTGCATCCAATGTGGGAAATAAGGTTGCAGAGTCGGCCGGAAAGGCAGCTCATGATGTAGCCGGCGCTGCTGGAAATGTGGCCTCGAGTGTTGCTGGAGCTGCAGGCACTATCGCTCACGATGCTGCAGGTGCTGCATCTAGTGTTGCAAGTGATGCTGGACACATTTTCCACGACGCCGGCAAGGTTGGAGGTGACATTGGAAATGCAGCTGGAAATGCTGCTGGAAATGTGGCCTCGAGTGTTGCTGGAGCTGCAGGCACTATCGCTCACGATGCTGCAGGTGCTGCATCTAGTGTTGCAAGTGCTGCTGGACACATTTTCCACGACGCCGGCAAGGTTGGAGGCGACATTGGAAATGCTGCTGGAAATGTAGCTGGAAATGTTGCACATGATGCTGCAAATGCTGCTGGAAGTGTCGCTGGAAGTGCAGCAAATGCTGCTGGAAATGTTGCCTCGAGTgttgctggagctgctggcaCTATCGCTCACGATGCTGCAGGTGCTGCATCTAGTGTTGCAAGTGATGCTGGACACATTTTCCACGACGCCGGCAAGGTTGGAGGTGACATTGGAAATGCAGCTGGAAATGCTGCTGGAAATGTGGCCTCGAGTGTTTCTGGAGCTGCAGGCACTATCGCTCACGATGCTGCAGGTGCTGCATCTAGTGTTGCAAGTGATGCTGGACACATTTTCCACGACGCCGGCAAGGTTGGAGGCGACATTGGAAATGCAGCTGGAAATGTAGCTGGAGATGTTGCGCATGATGCTGCAAATGCTGCTGGAAGTGTCGCTGGAAGTGCAGCAAATGCTGCTGGAAATGCAGCAAACGCTGCTGGAGATGTTGCTAATGCTGCTGGAAATGTAGCTGGAAATGCAGCAAATGCTGCTGGAGATGTTGCAAATGCCGCTGGAAATGTAGCTGGAGATGTTGCTAATGCTGCTGGAAATGTAGCTGGAAATGCAGCAAATGCTGCTGGAGATGTTGCAAATGCTGCTGGAAATGTAGCTGGAGATGTTGCTAATGCTGCTGGAAATGTCGCTGGAGATGTTGCTAATGCTGCTGGAAATGTTGCTGGAGATGTTGCAAATGCCGCAGGAAACGTTGCTGGAGATGTAGCTAATGCTGCTGGAAATATTGCACATGATGCAAGCAACATTTTCCACTCTATATTTTAG
- the LOC6730210 gene encoding circumsporozoite protein isoform X3 produces MKIIVVGLLLVISLVGHETNAKSVANTLANEIGQDASAFGNELGQEVTQYGQEAAKSGVKYGEAAENASSGWELGMDGSIFGHELGDEGNLLGQEASNSAINFGHQVSQEAEEAASAELKALASQSANQTSKKSVSKRDVSSSNENPSVTCACTCSTDGAASNVGNKVAESAGKAAHDVAGAAGNVASSVAGAAGTIAHDAAGAASSVASDAGHIFHDAGKVGGDIGNAAGNAAGNVASSVAGAAGTIAHDAAGAASSVASAAGHIFHDAGKVGGDIGNAAGNAAGNVASSVSGAAGTIAHDAAGAASSVASDAGHIFHDAGKVGGDIGNAAGNVAGDVAHDAANAAGSVAGSAANAAGNAANAAGDVANAAGNVAGNAANAAGDVANAAGNVAGDVANAAGNVAGNAANAAGDVANAAGNVAGDVANAAGNVAGDVANAAGNVAGDVANAAGNVAGDVANAAGNIAHDASNIFHSIF; encoded by the exons ATGAAAATAATAGTAGTCGGTCTTTTGTTGGTGATTTCCTTAGTTGGACACGAGACAAACGCAAAAAGTGTGGCCAACACCTTG GCCAACGAAATCGGTCAGGATGCCTCCGCTTTCGGTAATGAATTAGGCCAAGAGGTCACCCAATATGGCCAAGAAGCCGCCAAAAGCGGCGTGAAGTACGGAGAAGCAGCA GAAAATGCCTCCTCCGGTTGGGAACTTGGAATGGATGGCAGCATTTTTGGACACGAATTGGGAGATGAGGGCAATTTGTTAGGACAAGAAGCTTCCAATAGCGCTATTAACTTTGGACATCAGGTGTCCCAGGAAGCG GAAGAGGCAGCCAGTGCAGAACTCAAGGCCTTGGCAAGCCAGTCTGCCAATCAAACCAGTAAg AAATCTGTCAGTAAGCGTGATGTATCAAGTAGCAACGAGAATCCTTCGGTTACCTGTGCTTGCACCTGTTCCACCGATGGCGCTGCATCCAATGTGGGAAATAAGGTTGCAGAGTCGGCCGGAAAGGCAGCTCATGATGTAGCCGGCGCTGCTGGAAATGTGGCCTCGAGTGTTGCTGGAGCTGCAGGCACTATCGCTCACGATGCTGCAGGTGCTGCATCTAGTGTTGCAAGTGATGCTGGACACATTTTCCACGACGCCGGCAAGGTTGGAGGTGACATTGGAAATGCAGCTGGAAATGCTGCTGGAAATGTGGCCTCGAGTGTTGCTGGAGCTGCAGGCACTATCGCTCACGATGCTGCAGGTGCTGCATCTAGTGTTGCAAGTGCTGCTGGACACATTTTCCACGACGCCGGCAAGGTTGGAGGCGAC ATTGGAAATGCAGCTGGAAATGCTGCTGGAAATGTGGCCTCGAGTGTTTCTGGAGCTGCAGGCACTATCGCTCACGATGCTGCAGGTGCTGCATCTAGTGTTGCAAGTGATGCTGGACACATTTTCCACGACGCCGGCAAGGTTGGAGGCGACATTGGAAATGCAGCTGGAAATGTAGCTGGAGATGTTGCGCATGATGCTGCAAATGCTGCTGGAAGTGTCGCTGGAAGTGCAGCAAATGCTGCTGGAAATGCAGCAAACGCTGCTGGAGATGTTGCTAATGCTGCTGGAAATGTAGCTGGAAATGCAGCAAATGCTGCTGGAGATGTTGCAAATGCCGCTGGAAATGTAGCTGGAGATGTTGCTAATGCTGCTGGAAATGTAGCTGGAAATGCAGCAAATGCTGCTGGAGATGTTGCAAATGCTGCTGGAAATGTAGCTGGAGATGTTGCTAATGCTGCTGGAAATGTCGCTGGAGATGTTGCTAATGCTGCTGGAAATGTTGCTGGAGATGTTGCAAATGCCGCAGGAAACGTTGCTGGAGATGTAGCTAATGCTGCTGGAAATATTGCACATGATGCAAGCAACATTTTCCACTCTATATTTTAG
- the LOC6730210 gene encoding circumsporozoite protein isoform X2, with protein MKIIVVGLLLVISLVGHETNAKSVANTLANEIGQDASAFGNELGQEVTQYGQEAAKSGVKYGEAAENASSGWELGMDGSIFGHELGDEGNLLGQEASNSAINFGHQVSQEAEEAASAELKALASQSANQTSKKSVSKRDVSSSNENPSVTCACTCSTDGAASNVGNKVAESAGKAAHDVAGAAGNVASSVAGAAGTIAHDAAGAASSVASAAGHIFHDAGKVGGDIGNAAGNVAGNVAHDAANAAGSVAGSAANAAGNVASSVAGAAGTIAHDAAGAASSVASDAGHIFHDAGKVGGDIGNAAGNAAGNVASSVSGAAGTIAHDAAGAASSVASDAGHIFHDAGKVGGDIGNAAGNVAGDVAHDAANAAGSVAGSAANAAGNAANAAGDVANAAGNVAGNAANAAGDVANAAGNVAGDVANAAGNVAGNAANAAGDVANAAGNVAGDVANAAGNVAGDVANAAGNVAGDVANAAGNVAGDVANAAGNIAHDASNIFHSIF; from the exons ATGAAAATAATAGTAGTCGGTCTTTTGTTGGTGATTTCCTTAGTTGGACACGAGACAAACGCAAAAAGTGTGGCCAACACCTTG GCCAACGAAATCGGTCAGGATGCCTCCGCTTTCGGTAATGAATTAGGCCAAGAGGTCACCCAATATGGCCAAGAAGCCGCCAAAAGCGGCGTGAAGTACGGAGAAGCAGCA GAAAATGCCTCCTCCGGTTGGGAACTTGGAATGGATGGCAGCATTTTTGGACACGAATTGGGAGATGAGGGCAATTTGTTAGGACAAGAAGCTTCCAATAGCGCTATTAACTTTGGACATCAGGTGTCCCAGGAAGCG GAAGAGGCAGCCAGTGCAGAACTCAAGGCCTTGGCAAGCCAGTCTGCCAATCAAACCAGTAAg AAATCTGTCAGTAAGCGTGATGTATCAAGTAGCAACGAGAATCCTTCGGTTACCTGTGCTTGCACCTGTTCCACCGATGGCGCTGCATCCAATGTGGGAAATAAGGTTGCAGAGTCGGCCGGAAAGGCAGCTCATGATGTAGCCGGCGCTGCTGGAA ATGTGGCCTCGAGTGTTGCTGGAGCTGCAGGCACTATCGCTCACGATGCTGCAGGTGCTGCATCTAGTGTTGCAAGTGCTGCTGGACACATTTTCCACGACGCCGGCAAGGTTGGAGGCGACATTGGAAATGCTGCTGGAAATGTAGCTGGAAATGTTGCACATGATGCTGCAAATGCTGCTGGAAGTGTCGCTGGAAGTGCAGCAAATGCTGCTGGAAATGTTGCCTCGAGTgttgctggagctgctggcaCTATCGCTCACGATGCTGCAGGTGCTGCATCTAGTGTTGCAAGTGATGCTGGACACATTTTCCACGACGCCGGCAAGGTTGGAGGTGACATTGGAAATGCAGCTGGAAATGCTGCTGGAAATGTGGCCTCGAGTGTTTCTGGAGCTGCAGGCACTATCGCTCACGATGCTGCAGGTGCTGCATCTAGTGTTGCAAGTGATGCTGGACACATTTTCCACGACGCCGGCAAGGTTGGAGGCGACATTGGAAATGCAGCTGGAAATGTAGCTGGAGATGTTGCGCATGATGCTGCAAATGCTGCTGGAAGTGTCGCTGGAAGTGCAGCAAATGCTGCTGGAAATGCAGCAAACGCTGCTGGAGATGTTGCTAATGCTGCTGGAAATGTAGCTGGAAATGCAGCAAATGCTGCTGGAGATGTTGCAAATGCCGCTGGAAATGTAGCTGGAGATGTTGCTAATGCTGCTGGAAATGTAGCTGGAAATGCAGCAAATGCTGCTGGAGATGTTGCAAATGCTGCTGGAAATGTAGCTGGAGATGTTGCTAATGCTGCTGGAAATGTCGCTGGAGATGTTGCTAATGCTGCTGGAAATGTTGCTGGAGATGTTGCAAATGCCGCAGGAAACGTTGCTGGAGATGTAGCTAATGCTGCTGGAAATATTGCACATGATGCAAGCAACATTTTCCACTCTATATTTTAG
- the LOC6730211 gene encoding uncharacterized protein LOC6730211 produces the protein MQSFTILTLFAIVLVAQNARAGTLTIGSLMGDVSQVAVAGEKVIHQLENAVASSQSDFVQPTTLNILSDMGNALGDLANALTSLRVENDYMQPEATNLLGDVLGGVGTGLGDLANAITSLSVQMTNAPQARSLSSNGASIIAEGGAVSAKTIAAAADAAAPYIKQLNAGLGDLANALTSL, from the exons ATGCAGTCTTTTACAATTCTAACCCTTTTTGCCATCGTTCTGGTGGCCCAAAATGCTAGAGCTGGAACCCTCACCATTGGGTCCCTGATGGGAGATGTGTCCCAAGTGGCCGTTGCTGGGGAGAAGGTCATCCATCAACTGGAAAACGCTGTGGCCAGCTCCCAATCGGATTTTGTCCAGCCAACCACTTTGAACATCCTAAGCGACATGGGAAACGCCTTGGGAGATCTGGCT AACGCACTTACTAGTCTAAGAGTGGAGAACGATTACATGCAACCCGAGGCCACCAATCTTTTGGGCGATGTCCTGGGTGGAGTGGGCACTGGTCTCGGAGATCTGGCT AATGCCATTACCAGTCTTAGTGTTCAGATGACGAACGCACCTCAGGCTCGCAGTCTTTCG TCCAATGGTGCTTCTATTATAGCTGAAGGAGGA GCCGTGAGTGCGAAGACTATTGCCGCTGCCGCAGATGCTGCTGCCCCCTATATAAAGCAGCTAAATGCTGGCCTAGGCGATCTGGCT AATGCCCTCACCAGCCTCTGA